A window of Bombus terrestris chromosome 4, iyBomTerr1.2, whole genome shotgun sequence genomic DNA:
TACGAAGAGCTGTTAATGATGAAAAATTAGCAACAATAGCTGAGCAgtaagtatttattaaaaaaagatacattATATGATTTTCCTCTCTAAATAAcatttcattataatatattattctaaaaaattttgttttagaaTGCTATTAATGACCCAAAATAGATTTTACTTtgcaatttcatattaattCTCTTAATGTATGTTTCCTtatcaatttttgttttaaagaTTGTTATTCAAATTTAACTTATTTTGTTGAGAATATGCTCAGTTTGGACATTTTGCAATTGAATCTTCATAAGATGTCATTATATAGGTTAAGTGGTCCAAATACTGGTACTGATTGGACTATTGAAGGCCGACGTGCTATTCCACTTTTACCAAGATTAAAGGCTCGATCTGCATTTACAACTTTAGCAAATAGCTTGTCCCTTGCAACAGTAGCAGCAAACAAAAGGAATCTTCATGTTCATGAGATAGCAGAGGATGCAAAAGGTTTTAAGGAaaaatattatctattttgGTAAATGTGTGGTTTTAGTCTATGTAAAATAATGTATGGCTATAGAACTGTAAGTTAAGCAGATTTAATCAATAGTATTTTTGAACATTTCAAAATGTAAAGAAACTTCATTTCTTGTTTTTGGTTTGTTTCCATAGATATTACAAATGAATCTCCTGTGAAGGTAAAAGTACAAGAAAACTCGTTTAGCAATCATGAGTTTGCATCTAGTGAAGATAAATTAAGCGATGAAAATGTTCTAACTGaggtaatttaaattatatgattatctatatcgtgaaaatattcaaattctgttttaattattacacataatatattacaGGTCACTGAATCAGATAGGAATAAAGAAGTTAATAATCACAGCAATACCTCTGATAGcagtgaaaaatatattatacctgAGAAACGTAAACCCTCTTCTCCTCTCTCACCAGCACCTCCAAACAAGGtaatcaaaaaaagaaaaaagaaaaaaacagagagaaaataaaataatacaattgaaAATAACTTTCTTAAgctatttaataattgtatatacaaTGCAGGTTTTGGTAGTATCTTCAAGTTCAATAGGAACTTTTAATCATGGTACTGCTGATAAAGGATCGCTAGAAAATACTATTCATTTGTCACGAATATCTACAAATTCGTTACAGCATCAAAATGTCACTATAATAccattaaatattaattgtgGAGAAAATATTACAGGTGATTGTTCTTAATTATAGTGTATTGATGGTATGGTTAAGtgatatacaatttttttttaattcattatgtCAAATTCAGAATCTAAGGAATCAGTAGTACAAGAAAGTGCCAGTAACCATTCAGTAATTCCACCTGGTAATTTTGTGAATACAGTAATCCCAGTAGgtacaaatattacaaaaactAAAGGAAGAGTAATTACAACGCAAAATAAGCTTAATACAAAAATCGGATCTGCAATTTTGGTGTCCGGTAATGTGTCATGTACAACAGGAAATAAATTTCAGCCTGATGTTCAAGATATATCTACACAAGATAGTTTAAGTATGGATACATTTATCTGAGAATACATAATACATTGTTTAATTGAGCCTAATTGGATTAATTTTTGATACTACTTCAGGTCCAAAAGTATCCGTATCTCATACTTTACAAAAACCATCAAGTTCAGAAAATTCGAATTCAGTTACAAGCAGCACAAAGTGCATTGTGCCAGTAATACATTCTAACATAAAACCTCCAATACCTAAAACTATTACCTCCAGCAAGTATTATCAAAATTAATCATGGTCGAATtcagaaattacaataatttaattcattttttcacGATCATCATTAGGTAATTCACATCGACTGATGGCTGTTTGTCCTGTTACAACAGTATCTAATGGACCAGGGCCACCTCAGGCTAAGCAAATAACAACGTTAACTTGTAAAAAATTATCTTCAACGCTCAACAATCAAACCACTGCCAAGGTGGTATGATTTTAAAGATAAATGTTACAGGGTGTTCGAAAATGATTTTTCGCGATCACCACAGCGTTGTACTACTTCTCTGTACTTACACCTCTGGATCGATGGAGATCTATACAGAAAAATTGCCACAAAATTGACGTTTACCGAGAAATTCAAGGCTAATTCTACTCATTGTAATGATAGAAAGTCCCAAAGGAACAAATTGGAAATACTGAAGTTTCGTTAGTTTTCGAACTCACTTTATTTATAATCTtcctatatattattttatataacaactATTATTGCATGTAGGCCAGTAGATATTCCGGATACACTATTATTTATCTCatacctttctttctttttttctttctttctttatatttggAGGATACACGACATAAATAGCTAGTCGTTATCTTTAACAGATTGCTTTCACACATAGATACCCCTGTAGCAACGAGTTTgcgtcttctttctttctttctcttctcttcccaATATTTGTACGAAATACGAGTCCACGCTCTGCGATTTCAAAATTAGTGAGGCGTCAGTCTGTTTTTATTACCTAAGAGTGAAGAGGAAAAAGTGGCGCATTATAAGAGAAACATTTACGAAATATAGCGTAATTCAgtgaaaaataatgaaagatCACTACGTGCACGAGAGATTCCAGATCGATGCGATTTCGTATGATTAGATCATCAAAAAATAGCATTACGTCATACTACTGAACATCGGAAAGCAGTTCACTCAACCTCGCGTTCATTGGCGAAaagagcaaaaaagaaaaagaaaaatgattacactcgtttgaaaatttgactTTAAATTTTCTGATCAAAGTCAATTTTGCGGCAATTCTTTTATACAGATCTTCGCCGATTCATAAGTATAGAATATCACTGTTGTGATGACACATATGACAAGTCCTTCTCAAACACCCTATACAATGAAATGgattataaagatattaaaattaaatacaaagatATAATGTAAATTAGACTTAAAAAttgaatacaaaaatatataacattgtaaTGTTCTAGGGTGTTACACTAAATTCTAATAAAACTGTAAATATATCTCACCATCCTGATACAAAATTAGGATCTAAAACAAACGTGATTGTTATACAAAAGGGTCAAACCAAAGGTGTTACTCTCTCTCAAGCAGGCAaggtatagtaatattttatctgTAGAGTAATAACTATCATACATTTCATTCTAAATGTAAAGACAATATAATCTTATATATTATAGGAAGTATTAGGGAAAGTAATAATGGGTGGGAAAAGTTTGTGTGTTACGAGTCAACACAATGCTCCTATTAATATGGTTCAGCGCCATGTTACATTGAATAATGGAGATCAAGGTCTAACTATGCTATCCACAACAAACTCATCTCATACAGAATCTATAACACCTAATGTAAAggtaataattacatatttttattatttacaactCTATAAGTATAATATGTACACTAGAACTCCGTTTACATGAATTTGTCCAAGGGCAAAACATTATCTATTGTtgtttttcgtttaattaataagaattcaaaataattgctcttaaatatataataatgttgcAAACTTGTATCGATTGCGAAGAATGAGAGTGTGTCACATAACGCGCGCCCCTTCTGTTTATGTACATCTTATTGTTAGACAATCATACAAATGTATTGACGCTCGGTGGTACTTCAGACAATAGGAACTCAGCTAAAGTTCAGATAACCAAGCActattaaaatttcgttcataTAAACGAAGTTCCACTGTATATTTACTTACTTTCATTAATGTTTACACATTTTCTGGAACAAAtgacaatttattaattatacatctATCCTATGATTGATGCATAAAATGTTACCATAAAGACGACACGAACAAATATGGAatgattttctataaaaaaaaaaaaaaaaataaataaattgaaaatataatgtatagtaTAGTTTTCGTTTtagtaaatgtttaaaaatatcgatttttgaGCAATAATCAAGTTTATATATACTTGACAAAACATTTTCCTTGGAtcttacatattataattaaaattataatgcatGATTATAATTATGACATTAAAAATCGTACTCACAAGtgacattaaaaaattatttaacattttcaaatattaaagacAAAAAAGTCGTTGACCAGAGTTCATAGatttattatttagtatttacAAATTGCATCTGGTAATAAaccatttataataatttttttcttgaagaatttaataaatcattaatGTAGTTAGAAATCGATCTCtcatgtaatatttaataatttttcgaaaataaaatctaaaataaaaagttttattttatacttgcaCAGAATGCATAACCAATTGTATCATCAACATGTCTATACTTTCTATAAGTAGTATGATACTTTTGCAAAatgataaaagtataaattaaaaaaaatttttttcagtCTGGTAATACTATTATGTTCAATCTTCGGCAGGATGTTTTGGAAAAAAATAAAGCACTCTCTCATCTTCTTGAATCATCTCATGTTCTTACCTCTGAATCTAAGACTGTGATACAAAATACTAATGCTCTTCTTTCAAAGGAACCAAGTAACAGTGATTTACATGTACAGGATAAAGAGCTAGTTGTAAAAACCGATGGTGTAATTACTACTGTTAAAGATGAGAAACACAGGTCAGTTTGAAACTATCGAAATGTACTACGAAATTGTTGTGTTAAAAAGCGCATGTAATACCGACAACTAACTTTATaattactttaaaaatttttgtaaattgttcattgtaaattaataatatgtttTATGTGCAAAATATTTTGCAGATTGAAATATACCCAAAAATATACGCTTCTTGAGTCGAATTAAACACTATTTACAAACTTTTCATgacataaatgaataaaattaagcGCATGcataacaaattaaaatattttgctattggtgacttaaaaatgaaaagaagaagattattttattttgtactataaaacttttaattttttaaacttattttatgaagcgtatttcatattttttatcgtttctgCTACgattaattcatatttttctatttaaggaaagtaaaaatatatatgcaaatgcaaatttttatttaacgaattatataTGGATCCTCTGAAACATTCAAAaagtaaacaaatattttcaaattcaaactacaatataaatacataaggTAAATTGATGAAATCCTATTTGATGGCTTTCAtgttttagtattaattttacttttgtaCAACATTACGAAGTgtcgtttatatatttttttttatgatttaaatGATTTATTACATTGCTTAAATCATTTTCTAAAACCCAAGTTTTTGTATCTGATCTCATGAAtagtatttcataattttccatACTTATTTAATGCACATTGTCTTTAAATAAACATGATGATAAAACATATAAGTAGAATTGcaactattttaaaaatatttaatacttgatataaaattatattaaaatttaggattatgtaatttacaaaaaaatgtttctaatgtgcattattaaagtaaaaagaTTTTAACAAGAAAGAGtactaaataaatatgaaaaataggaatatgtgtgtgtgtgtgtgtgtgtgtgtgtgtgtgtgtgtgtgtgtgtgtgtgtgtgtgtgtgtgtgtgtgtgtgtgtgtgtgtgtgtgtgtgtgtgtgtgtgtgtgtgtgtgttcctgtgcatttaatatttaacgaaattttaatctttttaaagaaataagcCTTTTGTCGGAGagttaatttatacaattaatgTTTGTATGACACATGAAGAACAGTACAATTCTTCAGATAcctataatacaatataattaatttacatttggTATGTGCCAAATTTGTAAGTCACTGGCAATTAAACATTTAATAGGAAAGAAACCTACTAATGATAATCGTACTTTATTGGATctaaaaataatactttttgtGTCGTAACAAATTTTGTACACAAAATAAcagattatattaaatatatcaaacAATGCAACTTTTCATATCCGTACTGTTAAATCTAAGttctgtataaataaaaaatacattcatTAGATCATGTTATGCCATTCCATATTAAAAATCACGAAAATGAAAAACGATATGATTTCAGAAACAAGTCTTTTAACACCATTTAACATAacataaattgtatattttgaaagagaaaaatctatctatagaaaatttcattcataCTTAGTATTGCACCTGTCTCGCATTTTAaggtactatttacgtaaagcctaattttacaattattaatgtaattattaattaatttcttaccGAAGCTGCCCAAGGTATTCGGATTCTTAGAAGATGTTAGTAGTATCTTATTTAACGTAAAATCTTCTGTGTGACCATGGAAACTGatattgcatattttttattgttgcaGCCAAATCGAATACGCAtcgcaattatatatatatatgttaaatagagaaatttataattctgaCACTTGCTCACGCTTTGTATcattaaaataatgtatatgtaaGATATAAACAGAATCTTTCAAGAGCCAAGTACATAGAATGATAATCAAactttatatgcatatatatacatataaatcgtAGTTGTTTCTTATGAATTCCAAAACGGTTCTATTGATTCTGATTTTAGGACTTTAAGTTAATCTAATacatagaaatagaaatttaaaatattgataaacatGTATATAGACtttgttaaaaataagaaaagctTTCATTTCATTCAAAAAAGGAAATATGATGATACAGTTCTAAATGATGaacaatttatatacatataagtacaGACAAGGCACAGAACTGTATCTTgtctttcaaaaaataaaaatattcatttaatgttgttgtagatatacatatatgtaacttTAGAACTCGGCTATTCCAAGACTAATATTGGTATTGAAAGTATTAAATCTGtgcaaaaaaataaagaatttttataagTTTTAATTCAGTTAATAATCTGTttttaattgggaaattttaatatttagatagtatttctaatttattattaactgGCTCTTTGATGGAATGGTTGAAgtgtgtaataaaaatttatatagagaATTAACTTTTCATGCCTTTATTATCCGTGATTtgttatttcataaaaattaaactattaattaaaaaaccaTACAATATTCGTCTCTCATTTTATTGTCTGTTACATGTATGTTTGTAtcactattttaatatttcttatacaattttttctttttcttttccaattGATTTTTGAGTACATATactttaattttacaattacgCATTTTTTACTAAAcgtcgttctttttttctattaaaatatctGAAAAGTATGTATtcagatttatataaaatacttatcTTTATCTTACATAAGTTCTTTATAACTGGTAATCAAAGTTACATGAATGGAAAAGATATTAACATTATAAAAGAGACCTTTATTATCACCAGTTACAATATTGTATTATGTTAAAAAGTACTAATATGGACGAGGGGGTGGTCCACCACGCATCATACCTGGAGGTGGACCTCTCATTCCAGGTGGTCCCATTGGTGGACCTCCACGTCCCATGGGTGGCATTCCTGGTGGCATCCCTATAACCAAGCAACCAAATTTCAAACTTTAACACtaataatttaaaatcaaaTCAATTCCTAGATTTCATGAAGTTGTTGTGAATCTCTACTGACAGTTTAAAAGAAAACAACTAAAATCTGTAAAATATTACCCACCCATCATGCCTGGTGGTGGACCCATCATTCCAGGTGGAGGACCTCCAACTGGCATACGTGGAGGACCACCTGGATGCATCTGCGGTGGAGCAGAAACTTGACCTCTACCTCCTGGTGTCATTATTTGTTGCGAAGGACCTCCGACACCTCTAACAGGACCTTGTAAACCAGCAGGTACTCCAGCAACATTAGCAGGCATGCCACGTCCCGCAGCACGACCCATTCCAGGTCCAGGTGCTGCCCCAGGAATTGGTACTCTGGGTAGTCCTTCTTCTGGGGGTGGAGGACCTTCTACAGTCAGAGAAACAATGTTTTCTCCTCTTAAGAGTACAAAGCCCAATACTCGTTTATCTTCTCTCTCAGGTTGCTTTGTATTTTTTGGTTTAATCTTACGAAACTCTTCACAATCACCAAGTATAAGGTTCATATGTTTATCAAAGGCTTTAAATGTGCCTATGAATGTCCTTGAGTCTTGCAAAATAATTCTGACTCTGTAATTGATATGCTGCAGCATCTTATTATTTTTACCAATCGTctgaaaaaaattgttttaatttttacaattaaatatgTACAAGGCGAATACTCAGTTTTAACGAAAATATCCGACTTAAAAAAATATGCAactttaaaaaatcatattttcctataaatatatacgatttctttttgtttaatatttaccaTAATGTGATAAGGTTATGCTACCACTATTTTCAAACacttaaaagatatatatatttattatttttcactgGGTATCCAATTTTTTTGGTCGAGCCCTATATTTACTGAAAGTACTTATCGAATAGAGTTTAATGATGCCAGTTTTAACTTTAGGAATCTTGAATATTGAATCGTGAATATTGGGTTAAGTTAGGGATCACTTTGAAATATCCTTTACTCTCCGGCCACCGTAAGGCGGCCGGTTATGCTAGTATACAAACTTTTCGGCGAAGTTCAGTTCATCTGTGGGGACCAATCAGATGATGGATAAAAGCAATATGGTATTAATGTaacgtgtaaaatatttaaaaactactCAGTTTTACATTGTCATAACTTTTGAACCGGTAGACTCTTCGCCATAAAACTTGTATCTTCGAATTCTACACGTCGAAAAATATATGATTGCAAAAAAGTCAATAATGTTTGGTCCCCTTCAGGGatcaatttttgaaaaaattgggtACCCGGAGGAAAAGTTTATCTTTTTTTCACTTACCATTTTGTCTACCTTTATCAACACCAAACAAAATTAGGAACGAGTTATTGTCTTTTAGCTATTTTATAACTATGTATCTATGTTAGCCGGCTACAATCAGGTTACATCAGGTGAAGTTGTTTATTCTAACAACATAACCTTTTTATATAAGCAGATGATGCTATCGTAGAGTTTAATGCGTTTAATGCATGATCATACAAGTAGGTCTCTACGCTCATAAATCGAAGCAAGAAAACTATCCGAAAATTGAGTCCTGATTAGTTgcgaaaaatcaacatggaagatTCTCGTTCTGCCCATGCGTGACATGCTATGAATGTCTCAGACAGAGACAGACAGTCACGATTCAATTTTCGAACGGATTTCCCTAGGGAGTACCGAGATCTGTTTATATGATCGTGAACGAGGTAGAGATAatatcagagaggaaatttcttctttgataacacatatatttaaaatcactttgggaaataaatataacatataatcaGATACAATTCACAAGAACTGTACAAAGATAAGAAGCATTTGGttaagttttatttatatttttcaaattagaaaaatgatttattttaatggagttgaaaatatatttattgtttttttattatctatGTATAATTATGTTCTATTttgaaaaaacatattttatataattgcaatttcaattattaACTGAATCTCTACAAAGTATTGctattattaaacaaaatattaaaattaaaatattaaaaagtatgaaaaatatttatatttaccaaTAAAACTATGATGTTACAATAAATAatgtatacataataaatattaatattacaataaacaATTATGAACTTtcatatttatcttattttactttccaaatctttaattattctataaatttatttatttatgaagtttgtatcaatttataaatttaaaaatttggattAAATATCCtactattttgaaaaattaagcaTATTTGGAGTAACTATTTATGTGTTTTTTATACACACACGAACACGCGCGCGCATGCACATGCACTGCATATTGATTAATACATACTTTATGGCAGCATTGAAAATTGCTTTAAACTTACATATATGGTAATTAATAACATAGTTTTGTAATTGTagcaatgtaatttaaaatgaaTCATGCAACTTAAATATGAAAGTTattaaaactaaaaagaaaGCATTAAATTCATATAAAACTTAAAAACAATGTATagtttttaaagatatttattagaaaatatttattttatcagattttaatttattatatttttgatattgttttaaagaaaacattaatttgcattatgtaatataaataaaaagttaaaaattttgcTGAATTTATCGTTTGATTataccaaaaaattaattttgattttattatatacatatttgagtCTGCTAgcttatattgaaatatttactcaTTTTTTTGGAAGAATATGTTTTTGACTTACAATGCTTTATAATGATATTCCACCTTAATACTGTACTTGAAGGACCAGTGTTTACAATGTTCTCAGATAATGTTTTGGATTGATTTATCGAAGATTGGTGATTATGTTGCAATCGTCtattatttgatttgttttCTATATTCATTTGATTCATATCAATAATTGGTTGCACAAAATTTGCTGAGTTACAAGAAACTTTATGAACAGATTGAATACTAGACCTTTTAATTTTAGAAGAATTAGCTTGAAGATTATCcaaattcatatatttcattTGATTCAAACTATAAATTTTTTGATCATTTTTTGATTTAATTTCTTCTACATTCCTAAATTCTGaaagaatacaaaatttaaataaaataaataaatttattaagttTTTCAAAGTTATTAAAAGAAACTACAAACCTTTTTTCTTTAGAAATGCTTCTTGAACAAAAGATTGTGATTTAAATATCTCTTGCTCCTGAGGTATGTTATTTCTTAATCCTTTAAGAGACATTTTTGCAGATATAACGTTTTTGTTTTTTGGCATATTTAAAGGACAACAATCTTTTGGTGGTCTTTCATGTTCTTTCAAATCTGGATGTAAACTATTCATAGTATTCATAAATTCAGTTATTCTAGTATGGTAATCATTGGATAATGTgtgttttttatttcttccattcaacgtaaatgtatttttatcaaAGTATAAACATTTATTAGAAGTTTGTAAGGATATCATATTTGGATCAAATCtattagaataatataataacgattGGGTTTCTGACACAGCTGAATGTGTACTATTTGATCTTGTTTGCAATTGCAGGACATCTTTAATAGAATTACTTTTACTCTCAGgattaattttgttctttaaaGAGTTCTctgacaaagaaaagaaaatgaaaggtaCGCGTTTTACTATAAGTTTCTCAACAATATAATCATATTCTTTGGCATTACTATTTACAATGTCTTCCAAGGACTCCTTTTTGGAATTAATTCTAAAG
This region includes:
- the LOC100644206 gene encoding uncharacterized protein LOC100644206 isoform X7 is translated as MQKVLRKNIIYFDITNESPVKVKVQENSFSNHEFASSEDKLSDENVLTEVTESDRNKEVNNHSNTSDSSEKYIIPEKRKPSSPLSPAPPNKVLVVSSSSIGTFNHGTADKGSLENTIHLSRISTNSLQHQNVTIIPLNINCGENITESKESVVQESASNHSVIPPGNFVNTVIPVGTNITKTKGRVITTQNKLNTKIGSAILVSGNVSCTTGNKFQPDVQDISTQDSLSPKVSVSHTLQKPSSSENSNSVTSSTKCIVPVIHSNIKPPIPKTITSSNSHRLMAVCPVTTVSNGPGPPQAKQITTLTCKKLSSTLNNQTTAKGVTLNSNKTVNISHHPDTKLGSKTNVIVIQKGQTKGVTLSQAGKEVLGKVIMGGKSLCVTSQHNAPINMVQRHVTLNNGDQGLTMLSTTNSSHTESITPNVKSGNTIMFNLRQDVLEKNKALSHLLESSHVLTSESKTVIQNTNALLSKEPSNSDLHVQDKELVVKTDGVITTVKDEKHSQIEYASQLYIYMLNREIYNSDTCSRFVSLK